The Mycobacterium seoulense genomic interval ACGTCATACAACGCCCGCTCGCCCAACAGCATGGCCTCGTGCTTGCGCCTTCCACCGTTGCCTAACAACAACATTGGTTTCCCTTCCTGGCTCGTTGGTCCATGTGCGTCAGCCGATCGATTACGCGCACTGATCTACGCGGAGATACGGGATGTATTGCGAGGCACGAACTGTCGGGATAGCCTGCCGCTCCGGTGGCCGCGCACCGAGAATGTCGGCCGCCGTCTTACCCATGCGTCACCTCACTCCCGACACGAAACACGCTCAGGCAGCCAGCGCGAGGACCGCCCAGAGAACTGGCATGCGCCCAGCTGCGTGTTTCAACCGAGGTGGCCCCGACGGCCCGTCGTGACCGAAGCGCATCCGGTGCGTACCCGATTCCTGCCGGCGTAAACAGTTCGATCGGTGTCGGGTTGGCGATCCTCGCGCCTCTCAGTGATGTTGTCGGTGGGGCGTCCTACTATCGAACCTATGTTCGAGTATGCCTACGCTTCGCGGTCGACGCCGGAGTCGGCGGCGGTGCTGGCTCGGGTGCGGGAAGCGGGTCGCGCGGAGGCGCGGGCGGCCGCGGAACGTCTTGTGGCAGTCGGGGACTTGCTGGTGTTGCGCTGCCGCGATACCGGCGAGCGGGCGGACTGGGCGGCCGACGCGTGGGCCGCGGTCGCCGGGCAAGTCGGCGCGGCGTTGGGCTGCAGTCTGGCGGTCGCGCATACCCACTTGCGCCATGCGATGGCGATGCGCGAGCGGCTGCCGCAGGTCGGCGCGGCGTTTCAGGCGGGCGACCTGGACTATCGGGCTTTTCAGACGATCGTGTTCCGCACCGACTTGATCACCGACCCCGACGTCATGGCGCGGGTGGATGCCCGGCTGGCGGCGCTGCTGTCGCGGCGCCCGTCGCTGACCCGGGCGGGCCTGAGCGCGGCGGTGGATCGCGTGGTGGCGCTGGTGGATGCCGACGCGGTGCGCCGGGCCAGGGAGGCGATCGCGGATCGGTTTGTGGATGTGCAGGCCAACGAGTCGGGGATGGCGTGGCTGACCGGCAGCCTGTTCGGCGCTGACGGGCATGCGCTGGATCGGCGCCTGGATGAGTTGGCGCGCAGCGTGTGTGGCGCCGATCCGCGCACCCAGCGGCAGCGCCGCGCGGATGCGCTGGGCGCGCTGGCCGCCGGTGCGGATCGGTTGAGCTGTCAGTGCGGCACCCCGGCGTGCGCCGGCGCTGGGCGCGCGCCGAGCAGTGTGGTGATCCATGTCGTGGCCGAGCAGGCCACGGTCGCTGGGCGCGGCGCGGCCCCGGGTGTGCTGCCCGGTTTCGAAGGACTCCTGCCCGCCGAGGTGATCGCCGAGTTGGCGCGCTCGGCCAGGCTGGTCCCACTCAGCGTCCCCGCCCAGGCTGAACCCCGGTACACGCCGTCGGCCAAGCTGGCCGACTTCGTGCGCTGCCGGGATCTGACCTGTCGGGCGCCCGGATGTGACCGGCCGGCCCTCGACTGCGACATCGACCATACGATCCCCTACGCCGGGGGCGGACTTACGCATCCGTCGAACCTGAAATGCCTGTGCCGCCAACATCATTTGCTGAAGACCTTCTGGGGTTGGCACGATCAGCAACTGCCCGACGGCACCGTCATCTGGCGGCTACCCGACGGGCACACCTACGTCACCACTGCCGGCAGCGCGCTGCTGTTCCCCACGCTGTGCGCGCCCACCGGCGACCTGCCCGCGCCCCGCACCACACCCGAGCGCTGCACCGAGCGCACCGCGGTGATGCCCCTGCGCACCCGCACCCGCGCCCAGAACCGCTCCACCCGTATCGCCGCCGAACGCCATCACAACAGCCGGGCCCGCTCGGCGACCCAAACCGCCCAAACCGGCCCCGCGCCACCGGACGACGAACCCCCGCCGTTCTGATCAGACGGACTTGGTGACGCCGACGTAGGACAGCACCACGTCGGATTCGTCGGTCATTTGGGTCAGCGTCGCGTAGGACCGGATGAACGACTGCCCCACGCACCCGTCGATTTTGACGTGGAAGCCGGTGACGATGACCCGGGGATTCGGGCCCTTGAAGTCTTTCCGTGCCACGGGTACGACGAGTACGACACCGGGCTTGAGGCCGACGGTGACCACGCCGTTCAGCGGTGTAGTAATCAAAGGCACGACTGTCGGCGCACCGGTCACCAGGCCCGTGAAGCCAAGGCCCGGGCTGACGCCGGCGCTGCCGGCGATGGTGACGCCGTTGGACGTGCTCATGTCGATTCCGCAGCCGATCTCGTAACCCACCTCGAGGACGCCGCGAGGCTGCTCGAGCCCGCCCAGCGAACCGAAGAACGTTCCGCGGGCGAGGTATTCGCGGGACGAGACGGCGGTGGTCAACGGCGCTATGGGGACTTGCGACTCGTCCTTGGCCGCGAGGGTCAATGTCCAGCCTTCGGGCGTCGTGAAGGTCACCGGGTCGGACGACGGCACCAGCGCGTCGTCCGGTGGCTCCGCAGTGGCCGCGACGTTTTCCGCGTCGGGATCGGCGGGCGCCGGAGGCGCCGAGATCACCGACATGACGACGCACAACGCGAGAATCGCGACGCGACGGACGACGACGGCAACCGGCCACACGACCGATACCGTATGCACGGCACGATTCCGGTCTCGAAATTTGCTGCTCGCCCAGCCGAAGTCGTTGTGCGTTCGTGACCGTTATGGGATAAGGGTGCGGAATTCTGAGGTGACGGGTCGCGCAAGTCGGTGTCGGCCACAAGAAGCCGTCCGCACTTCGTTTGCCACACCGGTAGAATTGTTGCTTCGGTGGACCGCGTTCCGGCCGACGACAGAAGGGGTGGCGATGAAGACCCATCTGCGCGCCCGCGGACTGCTGGCCGGTGCCGTGACCGCCCTGGCTCTCACGGGCGGCGCCGGCGTGGCACACGCGGATTCCGACCCTGCGCTGCCGCCAGGGCCGGGCATAATCAATCAACTCATCACGTCGACTCCGGCGCTGTCTCCGGATCCGGCCGACGAAGACGGCCCATCCATGGGCTCGAATGCTGTCGGCATGTATTGCGAGAACCGATTCGCGCGCTGCCGGTAGCGAGACCGGCGGGACGCATGCCGAGCGGCTGAAGCCACCGCCCTCGGGCCTCGGGCCGGTCCTCATCCGATCGCCCGCGGGCAAATCGCCTGGCCAGAACCATCGGGCCAGCCGGTATGCCATGATGTCGGAGCTGTCAAGACATAGGGGAGCGGCCGTGGATCTCAACTTGTCGATCGTCACGCGACCGGTGGAGCGCCTGATAGCTACGGCGCAGAACGGGCTGGAGGTCGTCCGGCTGGGGGGCCTGGAGACGGGTAGCGTCCCATCGCCGTCGCAAATCGTCGAGAGCGTGACGATGTACAAGCTCCGGCGTTATTTCCCGCCCGACAGCCGCCCGGACAAGCCGCCGGTGGGGCCGCCGGTGCTGATGGTGCACCCGATGATGATGTCGGCCGACATGTGGGACGTCACCCGCGAGGACGGCGCGGTGGGCATCCTGCACGCCAACGGGCTCGACCCCTGGGTCATCGACTTCGGCGAACCCGACAAGGTCGAAGGCGGCATGCGCCGCACCCTGGCCGACCACATCGTCGCGCTCAGCCAGGCCATCGACACCGTCAAGGACGTCACGGGCAGCGACATCCACCTGGTCGGATATTCCCAGGGTGGCATGTGGTGCTACCAGGTCGCCGCCTACCGGCGCTCGAAGAGCCTGGCCAGCATCGTCACCTTCGGGTCGCCCGTCGACACCCTGGCCGCCTTGCCGATGGGCATCCCGGCAAACTTCGCCGCGCCCGCCGCCAACTTCATGGCCGACCATGTCTTCAGCCGGCTGGCCATCCCCAGCTGGATGGCGCGCACCGGATTTCAGATGCTCGACCCGCTCAAGACCGCCAAGGCGCGCGTCGACTTCGTCCGCCAGCTGCACGACCGGGAGGCGCTGCTCCCGCGCGAACAGCAGCGCCGATTCCTCGAACGCGAAGGCTGGATCGCCTGGTCCGGCCCGGCGATCTCCGAACTGCTCAAGCAGTTCATCGCCCACAACCGGATGATGACCGGCGGCTTCGCCGTCAACGGGCAGATGGTCACGCTCACCGACATCACCTGCCCGGTGCTGGCCTTCGTCGGCGAGGTGGACGATATCGGGCAGCCGGCGTCGGTGCGCGGCATCCGGCGGGCGGCCCCGGACGCCGAGGTCTACGAAAAGCTCATCCGCACAGGGCATTTCGGTTTGGTTGTCGGATCCAAAGCGGCGCAGCAGAGCTGGCCGACCGTCGCCGAATGGGTGAAATGGCTCTCCACCGGCGGCGACAAACCGGACGGCATCGACCTGATGGCCGACCAGCCCGAGAAGCACACCGACAGCGGCGTCGCGCTCAGTTCCCGGCTCGCGCACGGCATCGGTGAGGTCTCCGAGGCGGCGCTGGGCGTGGTGCGCGGCGCGGCCAACACGGTGGTCGCGGCCAACAAGTCGGTGCGCACCCTGGCCGTCGAGACGGCCCGCACACTGCCCCGCCTGGTCCGGCTGGGCCAGATCAACGACCACACCCGCATCTCGCTGGGCCGCATCATCGACGAACAGGCCCACGACGCCCCGCAGGGCGAATTCCTGCTGTTCGACGGGCGCGTGCACACCTACGAGGCCGTCAACCGGCGCGTCAACAACGTCGTCCGCGGCCTGATCGAGGTCGGGGTGCGGCAAGGCGACCGGGTCGGCGTCCTGATGGAGACGCGGCCCAGCGCGCTGGTCGCCATCGCCGCGTTGTCGCGGCTGGGCGCGGTCGCCGTCGTGATGCGACCGGACTCCGACCTGGCGGCGTCGGTCCGGCTCGGGGGAGTGACGGAGCTGCTGACCGACCCCACCAACTTGGAGGCGGTGCTGGCGTCGGACCGCCAGGGGCTGTGTCAGGTGCTGGTGCTCGGCGGCGGCGAGGCGCGTGACCTGCACCTGCCCGACGACAGCGACGTCATCGACATGGAACAGATCGACCCGGACGCCGTCGAGCTGCCCGGCTGGTATCGGCCCAACCCGGGGCTGGCCCGGGACCTGGCGTTCGTCGCGTTCAGCGCGGCCGGCGGCGAGCTGGTGGCCAAGCAGATCACCAACTACCGCTGGGCGGTGTCGGCCTTCGGGACCGCATCGACCGCCGCCCTGGACCGCCGGGACACCGTGTACTGCCTGACGCCGCTGCACCACGAGTCGGCGCTGTTGGTGAGCCTGGGCGGCGCGGTGGTCGGCGGCACCCGCATCGCGCTGTCGCGCGGCCTGGACCGCGACCGGTTCGTTCAAGAGGTGCGGCAGTACGGCGTCACGGTCGTCTCCTACACCTGGGCCATGCTCCGCGAGATCGTCGACGATCCCGCATTCGTGCTGCACGGCAACCACCCGGTGCGGCTGTTCATCGGTTCCGGTATGCCGACGGGCCTGTGGGCCCGGGTCGTCGACGCGTTCGCGCCCGCTCATGTCGTCGAGTTCTTCGCGACCACCGACGGGCAAGCGGTGCTGGCCAACGTGTCCGGCGCCAAGATCGGCAGCAAGGGCCGCCCGCTGCCGGGCGCCGGGCGTATCGAGCTGGCCGCCTACGACGTCGAGCAGGACCTGATCCTCGAGAACGACCGCGGCTTCGTCCAGATCGCCGAGCCCAAACAGGTCGGGGTGCTGCTCGCGGTGTCCAACGGCCCGATCGACCCGACGGCGTCGGTCAAACGCGGCGTCTTCGCCGCCGGCGACACCTGGATCTCGACCGAGTACCTGTTCTACCGCGACGACGACGGCGACTACTGGCTGGCGGGCAGGCGCGGCTCGGTGGTCCACACCGCGCGCGGTCCCGTGTTCGACGAGCCGGTCAACAACGTGCTCGGCTGCGTCAACGGCGTCGACCTCGCGGTGACCTACAACGTGCCCGTCGGCGACCGCCAGGTCGCCGTCTCGGCGGTGACGCTGCTACCGGGGGCCAGCGTCACCGCGGCCGACCTGACCGACGCCGTGGCCAAGATCCCCATCGGCGTCGGCCCCGACATCGTTCAGGTATGCCCGGAGATGACGTTGAGCGCGACCTACCGCCCGACGGTCAGCGCCCTGCGCGCGGCGGGAATTCCCAAACCGGGCCGCCAGGTGTGGTACTTCGACGCCGAGGGCAACTTCTTCCGGAAACTGACCCCGAGCGTGCGGGCCGAGCTGAGCGGGCGCGCCGATGGTTGACGATGCGCTGCTCGCCATCCTGGTCTGCCCGGCCGACCGGGGCCCGTTGCTGCTGGTGGATGACGAGCTGCTGTACAACCCGCGGCTGCGGCGCGCCTACCGCATCGAGGACGGCATCCCGGTGCTGCTCGTCGACGAGGCCCGCGACGTCGACGACGACGAGCACGCCCGGCTCATGGCACGAGCCCGGCCGGCAGATCCCCGGTGAGGTAGCGCTGCAGGTTCGGCGCTATGGTCTGCGCGACCTGCTGGGCCGGCAGCGACGCGAACGGCTCCAGCTGCAGGATGTAGCGCGCCATCACCACGCCGACCAACTGCGACGCGACGAACTGGACGCGGATGACCCCGCTTCCCGGCGGATTGTCAACTCGCGGGCCGACTTCCACCGCGATCACGTCCTCGATGAACGTGCGGAACAGATTGACCTCCGAGCCGGCCAGGATGGACCGCAGCGTGGCGATGAATCCCGTGCCCAGGTCGGAATCCCACAGCGGCAACAACATCGAAGGCAGCCGGTAGCCGACCTCCTCGATCGGCACGTCGCGCAGCGGGCCGATGATGTCCATCGGATCGATCGGGATGTGGACGGCCGCGGCGAACAGTTTCTCCTTGGTGCCGAAGTAGTGATGCACCAGCGCCGAATCGACGCCCGCGGCCGCCGCCACCGCGCGGATGGACGTATTGCCAATTCCATTGGTGGCGAACAGTTCCCGGGCGCTGGCAAGAATGCGGTTGCGGGTGTCGGAGCTCCCGGCGGGGCGCCCGGGCCGCCTGCGCCCGGTGTTGGTATCCGTCACGTTAAGCTATCCGCCACGTTAAGGCGTCCGTCGCCGCAACGTCGCGGCGGCCAGGCACAGCGACGCGAGCGCGAAACCCAGCACGACGACGATGTCGCGCACCGCGGTGTAGGTCAGCTGCGAGTGCGCGCCCACCTGCTGCAGCGCCTCCAGCGCGTAGCTGGCCGGCATCGCGTCGCTGACCCACTGCAGCCAGTGCGCCATCAAGGCCCGGGGCACGATGATGCCGGCCAGCAAGAGCTGCGGCACCATCACCAGCGGGATGAACTGCACGGCCTGAAACTCGGTGCGGGCGAAGGCACTACACAGCAGGCCCAGGCCCACACCGAGGACGGCGTTGACGATCGCGATCACGAACACCCACGCGGGGCTGCCTGCGGTGTCGAAGCCGAGCAGCCAGAACGACACGATGCACGCCAGGGTGGCCTGTGCCGCGGCGGCCGTCGAGAAGGCCGTGCCGTAGGCCATCAGCAGGTCGAACCGCCGCAGGGGAGTGGTCAGAATGCGCTCCAGCGTGCCGGAGGCCCGTTCCCGCTGCATGGTGATCGCCGTGATGATGAACATCACGAACAGCGGGAAAAGGCCGAGCAGGATCAGGCAGGCGTTGTTGAACGGCGAGGGCATGCCCGGCCGGTGCGGCTCGTTGGGGAGCATGTAGTACATCAACGTGATCACCAAGACCGGCACGAACAGGATCATCGCGACGCTGCGGTGGTCGGCCGCCAGTTGGCGCAGGATGCGCGTCGTGGTGGCGGTATACCCCTTGAGGCCTAACCGGCCTGGCGCATGATGTTGCGCTTGATGATGGACAGAAACGCGTCCTCCAGTGACGTGCATCCGGTGTCCTCTCGTAGTCGGGCCGGGGTGGTGTGCGCGAGCAGGTGACCGTCGCGCATCAGCAGCAGGTCACCGCAGTGGTCGGCCTCGTCCATGACGTGGCTGGACACCAGCAGGGTGGTTCCGCCGCGGGCGAGATCGGCGAACTGCTCCCACAGGTCCGCGCGCAGGACGGGGTCCAGGCCCACGGTCGGCTCGTCGAGCACCAGCAGCGACGGCCGGCAGACCAGCGCACACGCCAGCGACACCCGGGTGCGCTGACCGCCGGAAAGGTTGCCGCAGAAGGCGGTTCGGTGATCAACCAACCCGACCCGCTCGATCGCGGCGTCGGCGGCCTGGTGGTCGAAACCGTACAGCGAGGCGAAGTACCGGACGTTGTCGACGACGCGCAGGTCGTTGTAGATGGTCGGGTCCTGCGGCAGGTATCCGACCCGGCGGTGCAGCGGCGCCGACCCGGCGGGGTGGCCGAGCACGGTGACGGATCCCGAGTTCACGATCTGAGTGCCGACGATGCACCGCATCAGGGTGGTCTTGCCGCAGCCGGACGGGCCGAGCAGGCCGGTGATGCTCCCGCGTGCGATCTGCACCGAGAAGTCGTGCAGGGCGGGCCGCTTGCCGCGGATCACCCGCAGGTGATCGATGCGGACGACGGGTTCGGTGATTAATTCATCACACGATGAAGTCATCATGTGATGAATAATCGTCCTCGGAGGGGGGACTGTCAAGAGCGCAGACGTAAAGGTTTTCGGTTGCGCAGGGACCCGGGTCATCACGGCGAGGGGCACTGGCTTAAGGGGATTCGCCCCTTGTTCGATGCGACGGCGCCGTGGCGGCGTTTCAACGGTTGGGCGAGCCAGGGCGGCTCTGGGGCAGGTGCCCGTGCACACCCTCGGCGTAGGCCGTCTCGGCGTGCTGCGTGAGGTCGACGCCGGTGGTCTCGTCTTCGGCGCTGACCCGGAAGCCCATCACCCGGTCGATCACCTTCGCGAGCACGAACGACACCGCGAACGCGTAGAGCGCGACGACGACGATGGCGAGCGCCTGCTTGCCCAGTTGGGTGAAGCCGCCCCCGTAGAACAGGCCGCGCGGGCCCGACGTCATGACCGCCGTCGCGAGCAGCCCGATCAAGGACACTCCGACGACGCCGCCGACGAAGTGCACACCGACCACATCGAGCGAATCGTCATAGTTGAAGCGGAATTTCGCGCTCACCGCGAACGAGCACACGACGCCCGCCGCGAGCCCGACGACCGCCGCGCCCAGCGTGTTGACGGTTCCGCACGACGGCGTGATGGCGACCAGCCCGGCCACCACGCCGGACGCCGCGCCGAAGGTCGTGGGGCGGCCGTCGCGGACCTGTTCGACCGACAGCCAGCCCAGCATGCCCAGGCACCCGGCGACGAGCGTGTTGAGGAAGATCGCCGCGGCGGTGCCGTTGGCGGCCAGGGCGGAACCGGCGTTGAACCCGAACCAGCCGAACCACAGCAGCCCGACGCCGAGCAACACCAGCGGCAGATTGTGCGGCCGCATGGCGTCCTTCTTGAAGCCGATGCGGGGGCCGAGCACCAGCGCCAGGGCCAGGGCCGAGGAACCGGACACGATCTCGACGACGAGGCCCCCCGCGTAGTCGAGCACCCCGAGCTTGGCCAACCAGCCGCCGGGTCCCCACACCCAGTGCGCCACAACCGAATACACCACGACCGTCCACACCGGGACGAACACCATCCACGCGGCGAACTTCGCGCGGTCGGCGATCGCGCCACTGACCAGGGCGGCCGTGATGATCGCGAACGTGACCTGGAACGTGGCGTACAGCAGCTCCGGGACCGCGCCGTGCGCGGTGTCGGGGGTGATGCCCAGCATCCCGACATGCCTGAGGTTGCCGAGGAACCCGCTCACCCCGTCCTCGGAGAACGCGATGGTGTAGCCGAGCAGCAGCCACGCCACCGTGACCAGCGGTATGGAGATGAAGCTCATCATGATCATGTTGAGCACCCCGGTGGTGCGGACCATGCCGCCGTAGAAGATGGCCAGACCGGGAGTCATCAGCAGCACCAGCGCGGTGCTGGCCAGTAGCCACGCGGTGGCGGCGGGGTCGATCGGATGCATGACGCGCGCTCCTTCACAGGTCCCAAGACACCGGGATACTGCCATGACGGCGCTGCCGGTACGTTCGGTGGGTGGCCGCACGCCAGCTGCTCGTCGACCCCGTCGCGGCCGCGCAACGGCTCCTCGGCGCCACGCTCACCGGGCGGGGCGTCAGCGCCCTCGTCGTCGAAGTCGAGGCGTACGGCGGCGTACCCGACGGCCCCTGGCCGGACGCCGCGGCGCATTCCTATCGCGGCCTCAACGGGCGCAACGCGGTGATGTTCGGGCCTCCCGGCCGGCTCTACACCTATCGCAGCCACGGAATCCATGTGTGCGCCAACGTGTCCTGCGGCCCGGACGGGACCGCGGCGGCCGTGTTGCTGCGGGCCGCCGCCCTCGAGGAGGGCACCGATACCGCGCGCGCCCGGCGCGGGGAGCTGGTCCGCGGCGCCGCGCTGGCGCGCGGCCCGGGCAACCTGTGTTCGGCCCTGGGAATCACCATGGACGACAACGGCATCGACCTCTTCGACCCCGCCAGCGCGGTGACCCTGGACCTCAACGCGCCGATGGCCGCCGTGTCCGGTCCGCGCGTCGGGGTCAGCCAGGCCGCCGACCGGCCGTGGCGATTCTGGCTTGCTGGCCGCCCGGAGGTGTCGGCCTACCGGCGCAGCCCGCGCGCGCCGGCGCCCGGCACCAGCGACTAGGTGCGACTAGGCGGTGGCTTCCGCGGGGGCGACGGCGCGAAAGGCGGGGTCGACCCGGCGGGCGAGGAAAACGAAGCTGACGGCCAGCAGGGGCGCGACGGCGCTGTATAACGCGGCCGGCATGGCCATTTCGGCGCTGTTCAGCAGCTGCGGGCTCAACGCGACGCCCATCGCCACCACGGCATTGTGCATTCCGACCTCCAGGCTGACCGCCACGGCCTGCCGGGGCGCCAGACGCATCAAGCGCGGCGCGAGATAGCCGACCGTCAAGCTCACGGCGCAGAACGTCACGACGGCTCCGCTGAGCGCGCCGAAGTGATGCCACAACGTCGTTCGTCCTCCGGCGACGGCGCCGAGCACGGCGACGACCAGCAGCACCAACGCGATGATGCGGACCGGCTTCTGCAGCCGCCCGGCCAGCTCCGGGAAGCGGTGGCGGAAGGCCACCCCGATCGCGATCGGGATGAGCACCAGGCCGAACACCGTGAAGAACTTGTCCACCTGAAGCGGGAGGAACCGGCCCCCGCCGAGGAACCAGGTCATCGACACGGCCAGGATCGCGGGCAGCGCGACGATCGACAGCACGGCGTTGATCGCGGTCAGCGTGAGGTTGAGGGCGAGGTCGCCGTTGAAGAGGTGGCTGAGGATGCTGGACATCGTCCCGCCGGGGGTGGCGGCCATCAGCATGAGCCCGACCGCCAGATGGGGCTCGAGGTGGAAGGCCTCGGCGATCGCCAGGCACAGGGTGGGCAACAGCAGCGACTGGCAGGCCAGTGCCACCGCCAGGGGTTTCCGCATGGTCGCGGCCCGCTTGAAGTCGGCGACCGTGAGCGTCAGCCCGAGGGCGAGCATCACCACCACGACGACCAGCGGCCAGTATCGGTTGTCCATAACGCTCCACGTCGTCGGTGCGCTCAGTGGGGGAAGGCGTTGGCGCGACGATGCGCCGCGCAGTCAGCTTGCCTTATCCCGCAGCGCGTGGGCGAATCGCGGCCGCGCGAGCGACTAAAGTCGGCGGCGATGTCTTCCGGGATCCTTGACGAGCTGGGCTGGCGCGGGCTGATCGCGCAGTCCACCGACCTCGACGCGCTGGCCGCCGAGGCACAGCGCGGGCCGATGACCGTGTACGCCGGTTTCGACCCCACCGCGGCCAGCCTGCACGCGGGGCACCTGGTGCCACTGCTGGCGCTGCGCCGGTTCCAGCGCGCCGGCCACCGCCCGATCGTGCTCGCCGGCGGGGCCACCGGCATGATCGGGGACCCGCGCGACGTGGGGGAGCGCACCCTGAACGAGGCGGACACCGTCGCCGAATGGACCGAGCGCATTCGCGGGCAGCTGGAGCGCTTCGTCGACTTCGACACGTCGCCGACCGGGGCCGTCGTCGTCAACAACCTGGACTGGACGGCCCCGTTGTCGGCCATCGAGTTCCTGCGCGACCTCGGCAAGCACTTCTCGGTCAACGTCATGCTGGATCGCGACACCATCCGGCGGCGGCTCGAGGGCGAGGGCATCTCCTACACGGAGTTCAGTTACCTGCTGCTGCAGGCCAACGACTACGTCGAACTGCACCGCCGTTACGGCTGCGCGCTGCAGATCGGCGGCTCCGACCAGTGGGGCAACATCATCGCGGGGGTCCGCCTGGTTCGCCAGAAGCTCGGGGCGGCGGTGCACGCGCTCACGGTGCCACTGGTGACCGCGGCCGACGGCACCAAGTTCGGCAAGTCCACCGGCGGCGGCAGCCTGTGGCTCGACCCGGCGATGACCACCCCCTACGCGTGGTACCAGTACTTCGTCAACACCGCCGACGCCGACGTGATCCGCTACCTGCGGTGGTTCACCTTCCTGTCGGCCGACGAGCTGAGCGAGCTGGAACAGGCGACGGCCGAGCGCCCGCAGCAGCGCGCCGCCCAGCGACGACTGGCCCGTGAGCTGACCGTGCTGGTGCACGGGGAGGCGGCCACCGAGGCGGTCGAGCATGCCAGCCGGGCGCTGTTCGGCCAGGGCGAACTGGACCGCCTCGACGAGGCGACGCTGGCGGCGGCGCTGCGCGAGGCCTCGGTCGCCGAGCTCAAACCCGGCGGCCCGGACGGGATCGTCGACCTGCTGGTGGCCAGCGGCCTGTCCGAGAGCAGGAAGGCCGCGCGCCGCACCATCGGCGAGGGCGGGGTGTCGGTCAACAACGTCCGGATCGACAGCGAGGAGTGGGCGCCGCAACCCACGGACTTCCTGCACGGCCGGTGGCTGGTGCTGCGCCGCGGCAAGCGGACGATCGCGGGGATCGAAAAGGTCTAGGACCGCATCCGCAAAACGCGTTGGTGCGCAAATCTTTACCGTACGGTGTTGCGGTTGTGACCCGCGTTGGCCAGGGTGGTCACGATGACATCCCTCAGGCGTGTGGAATGGGCCCTGCTGCGCGTCCTGGGGG includes:
- a CDS encoding ammonium transporter, with protein sequence MHPIDPAATAWLLASTALVLLMTPGLAIFYGGMVRTTGVLNMIMMSFISIPLVTVAWLLLGYTIAFSEDGVSGFLGNLRHVGMLGITPDTAHGAVPELLYATFQVTFAIITAALVSGAIADRAKFAAWMVFVPVWTVVVYSVVAHWVWGPGGWLAKLGVLDYAGGLVVEIVSGSSALALALVLGPRIGFKKDAMRPHNLPLVLLGVGLLWFGWFGFNAGSALAANGTAAAIFLNTLVAGCLGMLGWLSVEQVRDGRPTTFGAASGVVAGLVAITPSCGTVNTLGAAVVGLAAGVVCSFAVSAKFRFNYDDSLDVVGVHFVGGVVGVSLIGLLATAVMTSGPRGLFYGGGFTQLGKQALAIVVVALYAFAVSFVLAKVIDRVMGFRVSAEDETTGVDLTQHAETAYAEGVHGHLPQSRPGSPNR
- a CDS encoding DNA-3-methyladenine glycosylase, which encodes MAARQLLVDPVAAAQRLLGATLTGRGVSALVVEVEAYGGVPDGPWPDAAAHSYRGLNGRNAVMFGPPGRLYTYRSHGIHVCANVSCGPDGTAAAVLLRAAALEEGTDTARARRGELVRGAALARGPGNLCSALGITMDDNGIDLFDPASAVTLDLNAPMAAVSGPRVGVSQAADRPWRFWLAGRPEVSAYRRSPRAPAPGTSD
- a CDS encoding bile acid:sodium symporter family protein gives rise to the protein MDNRYWPLVVVVVMLALGLTLTVADFKRAATMRKPLAVALACQSLLLPTLCLAIAEAFHLEPHLAVGLMLMAATPGGTMSSILSHLFNGDLALNLTLTAINAVLSIVALPAILAVSMTWFLGGGRFLPLQVDKFFTVFGLVLIPIAIGVAFRHRFPELAGRLQKPVRIIALVLLVVAVLGAVAGGRTTLWHHFGALSGAVVTFCAVSLTVGYLAPRLMRLAPRQAVAVSLEVGMHNAVVAMGVALSPQLLNSAEMAMPAALYSAVAPLLAVSFVFLARRVDPAFRAVAPAEATA
- the tyrS gene encoding tyrosine--tRNA ligase, which produces MSSGILDELGWRGLIAQSTDLDALAAEAQRGPMTVYAGFDPTAASLHAGHLVPLLALRRFQRAGHRPIVLAGGATGMIGDPRDVGERTLNEADTVAEWTERIRGQLERFVDFDTSPTGAVVVNNLDWTAPLSAIEFLRDLGKHFSVNVMLDRDTIRRRLEGEGISYTEFSYLLLQANDYVELHRRYGCALQIGGSDQWGNIIAGVRLVRQKLGAAVHALTVPLVTAADGTKFGKSTGGGSLWLDPAMTTPYAWYQYFVNTADADVIRYLRWFTFLSADELSELEQATAERPQQRAAQRRLARELTVLVHGEAATEAVEHASRALFGQGELDRLDEATLAAALREASVAELKPGGPDGIVDLLVASGLSESRKAARRTIGEGGVSVNNVRIDSEEWAPQPTDFLHGRWLVLRRGKRTIAGIEKV